GTGGGCGATTTCGACTCGATTACTCAGGAAGAGTTCAAGTTAATAGAAGAACAATGCCCTAAGGTCATTGCCTGCGACCCCGTCGACAAGGATTTGACCGACAGCGAGCTTGCTCTGGATTTGGCAATAGAAACTCAACCGGAAGATATATTGCTCTTTGGCGTTACCGGTACCCGTATCGATCATACTCTCGCCTGCATCCAGATGATGGCCCGTGCGCTTCAGCGGCAGATCCGCTGCTCGGTGATGGATCTCAACAATTATGTTACGATTACCGGTTCCCACGCCCTTGTTCAGGAGCGCGGCTATACCTATGTATCTCTGCTGCCTGTTACTCCGGAAGTCACGGGGATTACGCTGCAGGGCTTTCAGTATCCATTATACGAAGCTACGCTTAAGCTGGGACAATCTCTGGGGATCAGCAACCGGCTGACCTCTCAGGCAGGAACCGTAACGATCCAGAGCGGTCTACTCCTGATTATTCAGAGCAAGGATTAATCGGAGTCTGATTAAATTAAGACATCTTTGTAACTTTGGTTTCATTCTCAAAAAGGCGGATTCCCCTTTATTAACAAGGGTTTATCCGTCTTTTTTTGTACCGGGTGACCTGTAAAAATTAATTTATTGTAACTTTTAATGTACTTTTAATAAAACGCATACACTCCTTGTCCGCCAAGTGTTTGAGCGTTTCCCGCCAAATTTTAGGGTGTTTCAGACCTGTTATACTACGTTCATGCCAGGACAACAACTGGACAAATATCTTACATCTTTGGAGGTTCTACAACATGAGAAAAACCACTTTCATTCATAAAGCACTGGTTGTCGGAGTATGTACTGCTATCGGCTTTGGCGGAATCATGGCAAGCGGCGAAGCGACACCGACCGCACAAGCGGCCTCGGTATCGACAACGGGCTCGAAAATTGTAAGCTTGGGCAAACATTTTTTGGGAAGACCTTATAAATTCGGTGCTTCCACATCGACAACTCGCAACTTCGACTGTTCTTCCTTTACCAAATATATTTTCAAAAAATACGGCGTAAATCTGCCACGCACTTCGGTTGCGCAATCCAAAGTGGGCAGAGCGGTATCTAAAGCCAACCTGCGTGTGGGCGATCTCGTATTCTTCTCCAGCGGCGCCCGCGCCAACGGCCGAAACGTAACCCATGTGGCAGTCTATGCCGGAGGCGGAAAAATCCTGCATACGTACGGCTCTCCGGGTGTTACGATTTCGAACCTGAACTCTGGTAACTGGAAAAGAACGTATCTGAAAGCACGCCGCGTTCTGTAATTTTTCTAGGCATCGGTTATTTACATTCCGAGCTTATGCATATGGCGCCATTTCTGGCGCCTTGACTACATAACCCGCGCCACGCACCGTGTGAATCAGCTTCTCACGGTAGCCTTTGTCCACCTTTAATCTCAGATGGCGGATGTACACATCCACCACATTGGTGCCAGCCTGAAAATGGTATCCCCATACATGACGCAAAATGTCATCGCGGGAACAAATCTCGCTGCGGTTCGCGGACAAATAATACAGCAGCGCGAATTCTTTGGGTGTAAGTTTCAGATCCCGGCCATCGCGGACAGCCCGCCTTTGGGACGGCTCCAGAACAAGGCCGTTGATCTTCAGCTTGCCGCCGGCGTGCCGACGGTGCGTCAGCGTCAGCAGATTCTCGATTCTGCATTTCAGCTCGCCGGCGTGAAGCGGATGAGTCATATAATCGTTGGCTCCCGCCTTGAAGGCGGATTCTGCCGAATCTCCGCCCTGTACGGCGGAAATAGCCAGAACCGGAAAGCTTTTACCGTTCTCCCGGGCTTCTGCCACCGCCTCCCAGCCTTCCCAAGGTTCGCCGCCCGGAATCTCCGCTACGAGCATAGCGGTGTCGTGCTGCGACAGGCCGTTCCGCAGGCTCTTTATATCCATGCTTTCCACAACCGTCAGGCCGGTCTCCCGGAGTATGCGGCCGATTGCGTCCCACCCTTTCCCCGGCTCTTCAAGACCGTTATGTAGAAGCCGGTCCTCCTTCCCTTCAGGGAAGAACCAAATTATAATCTCATCCACGGAAATCCCCCATATCCGCCGTCTGCGCAAGCAGTGTTACCGGCGCTGCATATGTGGTCTAGAGTTCCCTAAAATAAAACGGCCATTCCATAGCGGATGGCCGTTGTGCTTGAAATATCAGAAAGTATAAACTGCGCACTTATCCAAAATAACGATGATAGACGCTCCTCGCCGCCGATATGTCGTTCGTCCCGTGCACAAGGGCCCTGCCGTCCGCAAACACGACGACACGGTAATCTCCATCATTAAAGGAGACGAGATAAGGATTACTCTCGACCTTGCCCAGTCCCAGTCTGGACAGCCTGCCCGCAGTTTCAGGAAGCGATAACGAGCTGCGGACCGCCGGACGGATCTGCACTGTGTTCCGCCCGCATAGCACATCGCTGCGCTCTGTGTTCGCCGCGGTCAGATACGGATACACCGGATCTTTGCCGCATGAAGGGCAGTGCTCCTTGCGGGCGGCGCTTACGCCGATTTCCTGGTACTCGTTGCGCCAGATGTCAAACGTCATCAGCTTCCGGCGAAGCTGTTCCTTCTTCCCGCCAAGCAGCTTGAGCGCCTCAGCCGTAGCGTTCGAAGTCACCATCTGTACGGCTTGCGGCAGGATGCCCGCCGTGTCGCAGGTGTCGCCGCCCAGAGGGACGGTGCCAAGCAGACAGTTTAGACAGGGTGTTTCGCCCGGAATAAACGTATAGGTAACCCCATAGCTTGCCACGCAGGCGCCGTATATCCACGGAATGCCGTGCTTCTGCGCGATATCGTTGAGGATGAGCCGGGTATCGAAGTTATCCGTCCCATCCATAATGAGGTCGATGCCTGGTACCAGCGCCTCCAGCTCTTCCGCTCGTACGTCCATGATGTGGCTTTCAACCGCGACTTCAGAATTGATTGCCTCCAGCCTCGCTTTTGCAGCAGCTGCTTTCGGTATACGGCGCTCGGCGTCCTCCTCCGTATAGAGCTGCTGGCGCTGCAGATTGCTCCATTCCACATAGTCGCGGTCGGCAATGACAACTCGTCCGACACCGCAGCGGACCAGCGTCTCGGCGATGCCGGTTCCCAAAGCTCCCGCTCCCACGACAAGCACGCTCGATTGTCCAAGCCTGCGCTGGCCCTCCTCGCCGAACGGCCCAAACCTGACCTGACGCGAATATCGTCCGTCTCTTCCGGCGGCTGCGTAAGTCGTCTTCTCTATCTCCAGATCTTTCTCCATGCCGAAATCCCCCTCCATATTCAAAAGTCCGGGAATACGGCGCCTTTACCGCCGTCTCCCGGACTTATCTTTATATTTCTGGACCTGCACGATGTGCGCCCCCCGGGTGACCGGAGGCGTTGCTTGCGCTTATAAGCCATTATAAACGGCAAGCTCCGGTTCGCGTTATACGGATTGTGTGGACCACTGCTCAACATCCCAAGTTTTGGTCACCCAATCTTCATAAAAATCGGGTTCATGGGATACGAGCAGAACGGTGCCC
This region of Paenibacillus sp. URB8-2 genomic DNA includes:
- a CDS encoding thiamine diphosphokinase, translated to MPARRCVIFAGGELSELYLKELDKEDYIIGADRGALFLIKHGVIPDIAVGDFDSITQEEFKLIEEQCPKVIACDPVDKDLTDSELALDLAIETQPEDILLFGVTGTRIDHTLACIQMMARALQRQIRCSVMDLNNYVTITGSHALVQERGYTYVSLLPVTPEVTGITLQGFQYPLYEATLKLGQSLGISNRLTSQAGTVTIQSGLLLIIQSKD
- a CDS encoding C40 family peptidase, whose product is MRKTTFIHKALVVGVCTAIGFGGIMASGEATPTAQAASVSTTGSKIVSLGKHFLGRPYKFGASTSTTRNFDCSSFTKYIFKKYGVNLPRTSVAQSKVGRAVSKANLRVGDLVFFSSGARANGRNVTHVAVYAGGGKILHTYGSPGVTISNLNSGNWKRTYLKARRVL
- a CDS encoding winged helix-turn-helix domain-containing protein, translating into MDEIIIWFFPEGKEDRLLHNGLEEPGKGWDAIGRILRETGLTVVESMDIKSLRNGLSQHDTAMLVAEIPGGEPWEGWEAVAEARENGKSFPVLAISAVQGGDSAESAFKAGANDYMTHPLHAGELKCRIENLLTLTHRRHAGGKLKINGLVLEPSQRRAVRDGRDLKLTPKEFALLYYLSANRSEICSRDDILRHVWGYHFQAGTNVVDVYIRHLRLKVDKGYREKLIHTVRGAGYVVKAPEMAPYA
- a CDS encoding ThiF family adenylyltransferase, which translates into the protein MEKDLEIEKTTYAAAGRDGRYSRQVRFGPFGEEGQRRLGQSSVLVVGAGALGTGIAETLVRCGVGRVVIADRDYVEWSNLQRQQLYTEEDAERRIPKAAAAKARLEAINSEVAVESHIMDVRAEELEALVPGIDLIMDGTDNFDTRLILNDIAQKHGIPWIYGACVASYGVTYTFIPGETPCLNCLLGTVPLGGDTCDTAGILPQAVQMVTSNATAEALKLLGGKKEQLRRKLMTFDIWRNEYQEIGVSAARKEHCPSCGKDPVYPYLTAANTERSDVLCGRNTVQIRPAVRSSLSLPETAGRLSRLGLGKVESNPYLVSFNDGDYRVVVFADGRALVHGTNDISAARSVYHRYFG